One genomic window of Azospirillum sp. TSH100 includes the following:
- the mutS gene encoding DNA mismatch repair protein MutS: MMAQYLEIKQAHPDCLLFYRMGDFYEMFFEDAVNAAAALDIALTKRGQHLGEDIPMCGVPVHSHENYLQRLIRQGFRVAICEQMEDPAEAKKRGSKSVVKRGVIRIVTPGTLTEDSLLDARSSNWLAAVAETAGGLGLAWLEMSTGELVVQPVERTGLGAALGRLDPQEVLISEKLSQTPELFELWGEWKSRLTVQPTPRFDSENGRQRLLTQYGVGTLDAFGSFTRAEVAAAGALVGYVELTQKGRVPRLSPPRRLGPGAVMEIDASTARNLELTRTLSGERRGSLLATIDRTVTGAGARLLCAHLTAPLTDPAAIGRRLDMVEFALTEERLRGELRQALRSCPDLERALSRLTLGRGGPRDLAAIRDGLRQAGLIRELLAGVLPLPDGLAALDKRLGAHSELVDQLTQALAPELPLLARDGGFIARDYSYALDELVTLRDESRRLIAGLQTKYAEIAGVPSLKVKHNNVLGYHIEVTAAHADKLMSDKGREVFMHRQTMANAVRFGTVELSDLERRISEAADRALAVELELFAGLVEVVAGKADAIAQAAHALAALDVATSLAELAEERRYSRPLVDESLGFTIKGGRHPVVEAMLDTAHGGPFVANDCDLAPDNRLWLLTGPNMAGKSTFLRQNALIAILAQMGGFVPAERAHIGVVDRLYSRVGAADDLARGRSTFMVEMVETAAILNQSGARALVILDEIGRGTATFDGLSIAWACVEHLHDVNRCRALFATHYHELTMLASKLPALSCHTMRIKEWQGDVVFLHEVTAGAADRSYGIHVAKLAGLPPAVVGRADEVLKLLESGDQNATIHRLAEDLPLFSAALKRPAKVVAEVEAAPAGPSAVEVALAGIDPDSLTPRQALEELYRLRGMVG, from the coding sequence ATGATGGCGCAGTATCTGGAGATCAAGCAGGCGCATCCCGACTGCCTGCTGTTCTACCGGATGGGCGACTTCTACGAGATGTTCTTCGAGGATGCGGTCAATGCCGCGGCGGCGCTGGACATCGCGCTGACCAAGCGCGGCCAGCATCTGGGCGAAGACATCCCGATGTGCGGCGTGCCGGTGCATTCCCACGAGAATTACCTGCAACGCCTGATCCGCCAGGGATTCCGCGTCGCCATCTGCGAACAGATGGAAGACCCGGCGGAGGCGAAGAAGCGCGGGTCGAAATCGGTGGTGAAGCGCGGCGTCATCCGCATCGTCACCCCCGGCACCCTGACCGAGGACAGCCTGCTCGACGCCCGTTCCTCCAACTGGCTGGCGGCGGTGGCGGAGACGGCGGGCGGGCTGGGGCTGGCCTGGCTGGAGATGTCGACCGGCGAGCTGGTGGTGCAGCCGGTGGAGCGGACCGGGCTGGGGGCGGCGCTGGGGCGGCTCGATCCGCAGGAGGTGCTGATCTCGGAGAAGCTGAGCCAGACGCCGGAACTGTTCGAGCTGTGGGGCGAATGGAAGTCGCGGCTGACCGTGCAGCCCACCCCGCGCTTCGACAGCGAGAACGGCAGGCAGCGGCTGTTGACGCAGTATGGCGTCGGCACGCTGGACGCCTTCGGCAGCTTCACGCGGGCGGAGGTCGCGGCGGCCGGCGCGCTGGTCGGCTATGTCGAGCTGACGCAGAAGGGGCGCGTGCCCCGGCTGTCGCCACCGCGCCGGCTGGGGCCGGGGGCGGTGATGGAGATCGACGCCTCCACCGCACGCAACCTGGAACTGACGCGGACGCTGAGCGGGGAGCGGCGCGGCAGCCTGCTCGCCACCATCGACCGCACGGTGACGGGGGCAGGCGCCCGGCTGCTCTGCGCCCATCTGACCGCGCCGCTGACCGACCCGGCCGCCATCGGCCGCCGGCTGGACATGGTGGAATTCGCGCTGACCGAGGAACGGCTGCGCGGCGAACTGCGGCAGGCGTTGCGCAGCTGTCCCGATCTGGAGAGGGCGCTGTCGCGGCTGACGCTGGGGCGCGGCGGACCGCGCGATCTGGCGGCGATCCGCGACGGGCTGCGGCAGGCCGGGCTGATCCGCGAACTGCTGGCCGGCGTCCTGCCGCTGCCGGACGGGCTGGCGGCGCTGGACAAGCGGCTGGGGGCGCATTCGGAACTGGTCGACCAACTGACCCAGGCGCTGGCGCCGGAGCTGCCGCTGCTGGCGCGCGACGGCGGCTTCATCGCGCGCGACTACAGCTATGCGCTCGACGAGCTGGTGACGCTGCGCGACGAGAGCCGGCGGCTGATCGCCGGGTTGCAGACGAAATACGCCGAGATCGCCGGGGTGCCGTCGCTGAAGGTCAAGCACAACAACGTGCTGGGCTATCACATCGAGGTCACCGCCGCCCATGCCGACAAGCTGATGTCGGACAAGGGCCGCGAAGTGTTCATGCACCGCCAGACCATGGCGAACGCCGTGCGGTTCGGCACGGTGGAGCTGTCGGACCTGGAGCGCCGCATTTCGGAGGCCGCCGACAGGGCGCTGGCTGTGGAGCTTGAGCTGTTCGCCGGGCTGGTCGAGGTGGTCGCCGGCAAGGCCGACGCCATCGCGCAAGCCGCCCATGCGCTGGCGGCGCTGGACGTCGCCACTTCGCTGGCCGAACTGGCGGAGGAGCGGCGCTACAGCAGGCCGCTGGTGGACGAAAGCCTGGGCTTCACCATCAAGGGCGGGCGGCATCCGGTGGTGGAGGCGATGCTGGACACCGCCCATGGCGGGCCGTTCGTGGCGAATGACTGCGATCTGGCACCCGACAACCGGCTGTGGCTGCTGACCGGCCCGAACATGGCCGGTAAATCGACCTTCCTGCGGCAGAACGCGCTGATCGCGATCCTTGCGCAGATGGGCGGCTTCGTGCCGGCGGAGCGGGCGCATATCGGGGTGGTGGACCGGCTCTACAGCCGTGTCGGCGCCGCCGACGATCTGGCGCGCGGGCGCTCCACCTTCATGGTCGAGATGGTGGAGACGGCGGCGATCCTGAACCAGTCGGGCGCGCGGGCTCTGGTGATCCTCGACGAGATCGGGCGCGGCACGGCGACCTTCGACGGCCTGTCGATCGCCTGGGCCTGCGTCGAGCATCTGCACGACGTGAACCGCTGCCGGGCGCTGTTCGCCACCCACTATCATGAACTGACGATGCTGGCGTCGAAGCTGCCGGCGCTGTCCTGCCACACCATGCGCATCAAGGAATGGCAGGGCGACGTGGTGTTCCTGCACGAGGTGACGGCGGGAGCGGCGGACCGCAGCTATGGCATCCACGTCGCCAAGCTGGCCGGGCTGCCGCCGGCGGTGGTCGGGCGGGCCGACGAGGTGCTGAAGCTGCTGGAATCGGGCGACCAGAACGCGACGATCCACCGGCTGGCCGAGGATCTGCCGCTGTTCAGCGCGGCGCTGAAGCGGCCGGCCAAGGTGGTGGCGGAGGTGGAGGCGGCGCCCGCGGGGCCGTCGGCGGTGGAAGTGGCGCTGGCCGGGATCGACCCGGACAGTCTGACGCCGCGGCAGGCGCTGGAGGAGTTGTACCGGCTGCGCGGGATGGTGGGCTGA
- a CDS encoding pyridoxal-phosphate dependent enzyme has product MTIHRQTPLAESLSLSRQFGKDIHLKMEAAQPTGSFKARGVGHACTEHRNRGARRFVSSSGGNAGLAVAYAGRRLGVPVVVVVPNTTSERAKAMIGLEQAEVVVHGSSWAEANERALSMLSPTDAFIHPFDDPLLWTGHATLVDELAEQGGKPDAVILSVGGGGLLCGVAEGLDRNGWGDVPIVAVETRGAESFARAVAADHPVTLAGIDSIATSLGAKTVCVRALEVARSRRIESVVVSDAEAVEACLRLMDDHRVVVEPACGASLAALGRSRIVSESSGRIVVVVCGGVGASAEDLFRWRAGFA; this is encoded by the coding sequence ATGACGATCCACCGGCAGACGCCTCTCGCCGAATCGCTGAGCCTTTCCAGACAGTTCGGAAAGGACATCCATCTGAAGATGGAGGCCGCCCAGCCGACCGGATCGTTCAAGGCACGTGGTGTCGGACACGCCTGCACCGAACACAGGAACCGCGGGGCGCGGCGCTTCGTCTCCTCCTCGGGCGGCAATGCCGGCCTGGCCGTCGCCTATGCGGGACGCAGGCTTGGCGTGCCGGTGGTCGTGGTCGTGCCGAACACCACCTCGGAACGCGCCAAGGCGATGATCGGCCTGGAGCAGGCCGAGGTCGTCGTCCATGGCTCCTCCTGGGCGGAGGCGAACGAGCGGGCGCTGTCGATGCTCTCGCCGACCGATGCCTTCATCCATCCCTTCGACGATCCCCTGCTGTGGACCGGCCACGCCACCCTGGTCGACGAGTTGGCCGAGCAGGGCGGGAAGCCGGATGCCGTCATCCTCTCCGTCGGCGGCGGCGGGCTGCTCTGCGGTGTCGCCGAAGGTCTGGACCGCAACGGCTGGGGTGACGTTCCGATCGTCGCGGTGGAAACCCGCGGCGCCGAGTCCTTCGCACGCGCGGTCGCGGCCGATCATCCCGTGACGCTTGCCGGCATCGACAGCATCGCGACCTCGCTCGGGGCCAAGACGGTCTGCGTCCGCGCGCTGGAGGTGGCACGGTCACGCCGGATCGAGTCCGTCGTCGTCTCCGACGCCGAAGCGGTCGAGGCCTGCCTGCGGTTGATGGATGATCATCGGGTGGTGGTCGAACCGGCGTGTGGCGCTTCGCTGGCCGCACTGGGCAGGTCACGCATCGTCTCGGAAAGCAGCGGACGGATCGTCGTCGTCGTGTGCGGCGGCGTCGGTGCCAGCGCCGAGGACCTGTTCCGCTGGCGGGCCGGCTTCGCCTGA
- a CDS encoding HD domain-containing protein yields MTLPNASLSGAPLLDFARALDFAAHKHIDQRRKGVRAEPYVNHLSEVALLVAQATAGKDPVVVIAALLHDTLEDTDASYEEIEQLFGTEVVQVVAETTDDKRMSKAERKQHQIDAAPHASTRAKLVKLADKVSNLRSMAHSPPADWPLSRKVEYFDWAYAVVAGLRGVDARLEALFDRAYHDGLAELRGQTV; encoded by the coding sequence ATGACCTTGCCGAACGCTTCCTTGTCGGGCGCTCCCCTCCTCGATTTCGCGCGGGCGCTGGATTTCGCCGCGCACAAGCACATCGACCAGCGCCGCAAGGGCGTGCGCGCCGAACCCTATGTCAACCACCTGTCGGAGGTGGCCCTGCTGGTGGCGCAGGCGACGGCGGGCAAGGACCCGGTGGTGGTGATCGCGGCCCTGCTGCACGACACGCTGGAGGACACCGACGCCAGCTATGAGGAGATCGAGCAGCTGTTCGGCACCGAGGTGGTGCAGGTCGTCGCCGAGACCACCGACGACAAGCGCATGTCGAAGGCCGAGCGCAAACAGCACCAGATCGACGCCGCCCCCCACGCCTCGACACGGGCGAAGCTGGTGAAGCTGGCAGACAAGGTGTCGAACCTGCGCTCCATGGCGCACAGTCCGCCCGCCGACTGGCCGCTGTCGCGCAAGGTCGAGTATTTCGACTGGGCGTACGCGGTGGTCGCCGGCCTGCGCGGGGTCGACGCCCGGCTGGAGGCGCTGTTCGACCGCGCCTATCACGACGGGCTGGCGGAGCTGCGCGGGCAGACGGTATAG
- the purF gene encoding amidophosphoribosyltransferase: MLTTHPFDDDKLREECGVFGIYGNPQAGAITALGLHALQHRGQEAAGIVSFDGGRFHLQHTLGLVGDHFSSEAIIAKLKGGSAIGHVRYATTGDTSIRNVQPLYADFEFGGFALAHNGNLTNAQVLRRQLVRRGCLFQSSTDTEVIVHLMATARGGSPVDRLIEAVRQVEGAFSLVALTSNKVIGVRDALGVRPLVLGKLGDTYLLASETCAFDIVGADYVRDVEPGEMIVIDGDGVHSLRPFQPQQRRLCIFEYIYFARPDSVMEGTSVYQARQRIGRELAREAGVPADVIVPVPDSGVPAALGYAQEAGVPFDLGIIRNHYVGRTFIEPTDQIRHLGVKLKHNANRAMIEGKRVVLVDDSIVRGTTSKKIVEMVRAAGAKEVHMRISSPPTSHPCFYGIDTPEQGKLLAHRMTVEQMRDFIQADSLAFISLDGLYRAMGEEKRDPAKLGYCDACFTGDYPIPLTDALEHPPAEANVPVRA, encoded by the coding sequence ATGCTGACGACGCATCCGTTCGACGACGACAAGCTGCGCGAAGAGTGCGGCGTGTTCGGCATCTACGGCAACCCGCAGGCGGGCGCCATCACGGCGCTGGGCCTGCATGCCCTGCAGCACCGCGGGCAGGAGGCGGCGGGCATCGTCAGCTTCGACGGCGGCCGCTTCCACCTCCAGCACACGCTGGGCCTGGTCGGCGACCATTTCAGCTCCGAGGCGATCATCGCCAAGCTGAAGGGCGGCAGCGCCATCGGCCATGTGCGCTACGCCACCACCGGCGACACCTCGATCCGCAACGTCCAGCCGCTCTACGCCGACTTCGAGTTCGGCGGCTTCGCGCTGGCCCACAACGGCAACCTGACCAACGCGCAGGTGCTGCGCCGCCAGCTGGTCCGCCGCGGCTGCCTGTTCCAGTCCTCCACCGACACCGAGGTGATCGTCCATCTGATGGCGACCGCCCGGGGCGGCTCGCCGGTCGATCGCCTGATCGAGGCGGTTCGGCAGGTCGAGGGCGCCTTCTCCCTGGTGGCGCTGACCTCCAACAAGGTCATCGGTGTGCGCGACGCGCTCGGCGTCCGTCCGCTGGTGCTGGGCAAGCTGGGCGACACCTACCTCCTGGCCAGCGAGACCTGCGCCTTCGACATCGTCGGCGCCGACTATGTCCGCGACGTCGAGCCGGGCGAGATGATCGTCATCGACGGCGACGGCGTCCACAGCCTGCGCCCGTTCCAGCCGCAGCAGCGCCGCCTGTGCATCTTTGAATACATCTACTTCGCCCGTCCCGACAGCGTGATGGAGGGTACCTCCGTCTACCAGGCGCGCCAGCGCATCGGCCGTGAGCTGGCCCGCGAGGCCGGCGTTCCCGCCGACGTGATCGTTCCGGTTCCCGACAGCGGCGTGCCCGCGGCGCTGGGCTACGCCCAGGAGGCCGGCGTGCCCTTCGACCTCGGCATCATCCGCAACCATTATGTCGGCCGCACCTTCATCGAGCCGACCGACCAGATCCGCCATCTCGGCGTGAAGCTGAAGCACAACGCCAACCGCGCGATGATCGAGGGCAAGCGCGTCGTGCTGGTGGACGATTCGATCGTCCGCGGCACCACGTCCAAGAAGATCGTCGAGATGGTGCGCGCCGCCGGGGCCAAGGAGGTGCACATGCGCATCTCCAGCCCGCCGACCTCGCACCCCTGCTTCTACGGCATCGACACGCCGGAGCAGGGCAAGCTGCTGGCCCACCGCATGACGGTGGAGCAGATGCGCGACTTCATCCAGGCCGACAGCCTCGCCTTCATCTCGCTCGACGGCCTCTACCGCGCCATGGGCGAGGAGAAGCGCGACCCGGCCAAGCTCGGCTACTGCGACGCCTGCTTCACCGGCGATTACCCGATCCCGCTGACCGACGCGCTGGAACATCCGCCAGCCGAGGCGAACGTCCCGGTCCGCGCCTGA
- the ccoG gene encoding cytochrome c oxidase accessory protein CcoG produces the protein MSLPQEDTTLTRRPAPAAKAAAPPQGDQHEEPGRHWFINRPKVYAADVKGRFRQLKWAALIVLLAIYYITPWIRWERGPGIPDQAVLIDMVGRRAYFLWIEIWPQEVYYLTGLLILGAFGIFFATTLAGRVWCGYACPQTVWTDLFMWVERKIEGPRTTRIRLDKAPMTGAKLARKTAKHAAWVAISLLTGGAWVFYFNDAPTLMNELLHGEITSGVATFIALFSFTTYFFAGWAREQICIYVCPWRSFQSAMVDEDTFLVTYEDWRGEGRAPLRKSQSWDDRQAAGLGDCIDCKQCVHVCPTGTDIREGQQISCIGCGLCVDACNDVMRQIGRPIDLVRFDTQSNQIAKIDGKPERVKLVRPRTVIYSLIMLIVLCAMGIALLLRPTLDVSVLRDRAPLFVTLSDGSVQNAYTIKVLNKTHIARSYLVSFEGLGNAHLSVAGDEAAGSGSSLTLKAEADSVATFRVFVKVPPAAVKSGSTDVAVIAKDQASGEAGKHASVFMAP, from the coding sequence ATGTCCCTTCCGCAAGAAGACACCACCCTCACCCGCCGCCCCGCCCCGGCAGCCAAAGCCGCCGCTCCGCCGCAAGGCGACCAGCATGAGGAGCCGGGACGCCACTGGTTCATCAACCGGCCCAAGGTCTATGCCGCTGACGTCAAGGGCCGCTTCCGCCAGCTGAAATGGGCGGCGCTGATCGTCCTGCTGGCGATCTACTACATCACGCCGTGGATTCGTTGGGAACGCGGGCCGGGCATTCCCGATCAGGCGGTGCTGATCGACATGGTCGGGCGCCGCGCCTATTTCCTGTGGATCGAGATCTGGCCGCAGGAGGTCTATTACCTGACCGGCCTGCTGATCCTGGGCGCCTTCGGCATCTTCTTCGCCACCACGCTGGCCGGCCGCGTCTGGTGCGGCTATGCCTGCCCGCAGACGGTGTGGACCGACCTGTTCATGTGGGTCGAGCGCAAGATCGAAGGACCGCGCACCACCCGCATCCGGCTGGACAAGGCGCCGATGACCGGGGCCAAGCTGGCGCGCAAGACCGCCAAGCATGCGGCGTGGGTCGCCATCTCGCTGCTGACCGGCGGCGCCTGGGTGTTCTATTTCAACGACGCGCCGACACTGATGAACGAGCTGCTGCACGGCGAGATCACCAGCGGGGTGGCGACCTTCATCGCGCTGTTCAGCTTCACCACCTATTTCTTCGCCGGCTGGGCGCGCGAGCAGATCTGCATCTATGTCTGCCCGTGGCGCAGCTTCCAGTCGGCGATGGTGGACGAGGATACCTTCCTGGTCACCTATGAGGACTGGCGCGGCGAAGGCCGCGCGCCGCTGCGCAAGTCGCAGAGCTGGGACGACCGGCAGGCGGCGGGGCTGGGCGACTGCATCGACTGTAAGCAGTGCGTCCATGTCTGCCCGACCGGCACCGACATCCGCGAGGGACAGCAGATCTCCTGCATCGGCTGCGGCCTGTGCGTCGACGCCTGCAACGACGTGATGCGGCAGATCGGCCGGCCGATCGACCTCGTGCGCTTCGACACCCAGTCGAACCAGATCGCCAAGATCGACGGCAAGCCGGAACGGGTGAAGCTGGTCCGGCCGCGCACGGTGATCTATTCGCTGATCATGCTGATCGTGCTCTGCGCCATGGGCATCGCCCTGCTGCTGCGGCCGACGCTGGACGTCAGCGTGCTGCGCGACCGGGCGCCGCTGTTCGTGACGCTGTCCGACGGGTCGGTGCAGAACGCCTATACGATCAAGGTGCTGAACAAGACGCACATCGCCCGCAGCTATCTGGTGAGCTTCGAGGGTCTGGGCAACGCGCATCTGTCGGTCGCGGGGGATGAGGCGGCCGGCAGCGGCAGCAGCCTGACGCTGAAGGCGGAGGCGGACTCGGTGGCGACCTTCCGGGTGTTCGTGAAGGTGCCGCCGGCGGCGGTCAAGTCGGGCTCGACGGACGTCGCGGTGATCGCCAAGGATCAGGCGAGCGGCGAGGCCGGCAAACACGCCAGCGTGTTCATGGCGCCGTGA
- a CDS encoding [protein-PII] uridylyltransferase: protein MLSRSKVPSPPESPAPAIPNKRAIISRRKLSGELEDLVAEHGTGDKLRPALIACLRKALAEGRAEVRQRFDAGGSGEQCVRENCYLADRVVGTLADFTVRFIFPTANPTSGEVFDVAATGGYGRGELAPFSDIDLLFLLPYKRTPRVEQVVEYMLYILWDLGLKVGHAVRSVDECIRQSKADVTIRTAILESRYLWGPGKLFAELRKRYDKEVVAGTGPEFVEAKLAERDNRHLKMGDSRYVLEPNLKDGKGGLRDLQTLFWIAKYLYRVEGVDELVGKHVLTPEEAQRFAKAQNFLWTARCHLHYLTGRLEDRLTFDVQTSIGAAMGYTDHAGTKGVERFMKHYFLVAKDVGDLTRIFCAALEAESKRPPKFNLLRLASVARRKDVDGFIVDGERLNARSDKQFKEQPIDMIRLFHTAQMNDIDIHPAALRSITRSLSAIGPKLRNDPEANRLFLDILTGPKDPEITLRRMNEAGVMARFIPDFGRVVAQMQYDMYHVYTVDEHTLFALGILHKIASREHADELPLSTEVIHKVVSKRALYVAVLLHDIAKGRGGDHSVLGARVAEKLCPRLGLTAEEAETVAWLVRWHLAMSHTAFKRDLEDDKTVRDFVALVQSPERLRLLLVLTVADIRAVGPQRWNNWKATLLRELYNRSEELMSGGMTVEGRGRRIQAAQAALRAELTDFDDEAFEHHRGLGYPGYWLAFDTDTLAHQARIVREAEREQRPLTVETRVDRGRAVTEVTIYATDHSGLFSRLAGALAACGADIVDARIFTMTNGMALDVFSVQDAAGGGAFESGDKLAKLSVMIEKVLSGQLKPLNDLSTRRTTQASRTRVFHVPPRVLIDNNASTTHTVIEVNGRDRPGLLYDLTRALSNLTLQISSAKVSTFGEKAIDVFYVKDVFGLKVTHEGKLAKIKERLLSALDDPASEAPPPATVKRTRTKVTGA, encoded by the coding sequence ATGCTGTCCCGTTCCAAGGTGCCGTCCCCGCCGGAATCGCCCGCGCCCGCCATCCCGAACAAGCGCGCCATCATCTCCCGCCGCAAGCTGTCGGGGGAGCTTGAGGATCTGGTCGCCGAGCATGGCACCGGCGACAAGCTGCGGCCGGCGCTGATCGCCTGCCTGCGCAAGGCGCTGGCCGAGGGCAGGGCGGAGGTGCGGCAGCGCTTCGACGCCGGCGGGTCGGGCGAGCAGTGCGTGCGGGAGAACTGCTATCTCGCCGACCGGGTGGTCGGCACGCTGGCCGACTTCACCGTCCGCTTCATCTTCCCCACCGCCAACCCGACCTCGGGGGAGGTGTTCGACGTGGCGGCCACCGGCGGCTACGGCCGTGGCGAGCTGGCGCCCTTCTCCGACATCGACCTCCTGTTCCTGCTGCCCTACAAGCGCACGCCGCGGGTGGAGCAGGTGGTCGAATACATGCTCTACATCCTGTGGGATCTGGGGCTGAAGGTCGGCCATGCCGTGCGCAGCGTCGACGAGTGCATCCGCCAGTCCAAGGCCGACGTCACCATCCGCACGGCGATCCTCGAATCCCGCTATCTCTGGGGGCCGGGCAAGCTGTTCGCCGAGCTGCGCAAGCGCTACGACAAGGAGGTCGTCGCCGGCACCGGTCCCGAATTCGTCGAGGCCAAGCTGGCCGAGCGCGACAACCGCCACCTGAAGATGGGCGACAGCCGCTATGTGCTGGAACCCAACCTGAAGGACGGCAAGGGGGGCTTGCGCGATCTCCAGACCCTGTTCTGGATCGCCAAGTATCTCTACCGGGTCGAGGGCGTCGACGAGCTGGTCGGCAAGCATGTGCTGACGCCAGAGGAGGCGCAGCGCTTCGCCAAGGCGCAGAACTTCCTGTGGACCGCGCGCTGCCACCTGCATTACCTGACCGGCCGGCTGGAAGACCGCCTGACCTTCGATGTCCAGACCAGCATCGGTGCCGCCATGGGCTACACCGACCATGCCGGCACCAAGGGCGTCGAGCGCTTCATGAAGCACTACTTCCTGGTCGCCAAGGATGTCGGCGACCTGACGCGCATCTTCTGCGCGGCGCTGGAAGCGGAATCGAAGCGTCCGCCGAAATTCAACCTGCTGCGCCTGGCCTCGGTCGCCCGCCGCAAGGACGTGGACGGCTTCATCGTCGACGGCGAGCGGCTGAACGCCCGCAGCGACAAGCAGTTCAAGGAACAGCCGATCGACATGATCCGCCTGTTCCACACCGCGCAGATGAACGACATCGACATCCATCCGGCGGCGCTGCGCTCCATCACCCGCTCGCTGTCGGCCATCGGCCCGAAGCTGCGCAACGACCCCGAGGCCAACCGCCTCTTCCTCGACATCCTGACCGGGCCGAAGGATCCGGAGATCACGCTGCGCCGCATGAACGAGGCCGGGGTGATGGCCCGCTTCATCCCGGACTTCGGCCGGGTCGTCGCGCAGATGCAGTATGACATGTACCATGTCTACACGGTGGACGAGCACACGCTGTTCGCGCTCGGCATCCTGCACAAGATCGCGTCGCGCGAGCATGCCGACGAGCTGCCGCTCTCCACCGAGGTGATCCACAAGGTCGTCTCCAAGCGTGCGCTCTACGTCGCCGTCCTGCTGCACGACATCGCCAAGGGCCGCGGCGGCGACCATTCCGTGCTGGGCGCCCGCGTCGCCGAGAAGCTCTGCCCCCGCCTCGGCCTGACGGCGGAAGAGGCGGAAACCGTGGCGTGGCTGGTGCGCTGGCACCTCGCCATGTCGCACACCGCCTTCAAGCGCGACCTGGAGGACGACAAGACCGTCCGCGACTTCGTGGCCCTGGTCCAGTCGCCCGAACGCCTGCGCCTGCTGCTGGTTCTGACCGTCGCCGACATCCGCGCCGTCGGGCCGCAGCGCTGGAACAACTGGAAGGCCACGCTTCTCCGCGAACTCTACAACCGGTCCGAAGAACTGATGTCCGGCGGCATGACGGTGGAGGGCAGGGGCCGGCGCATCCAGGCCGCCCAGGCGGCGCTGCGCGCCGAGCTGACCGACTTCGACGACGAGGCGTTCGAGCATCACAGGGGCCTGGGCTATCCCGGCTACTGGCTGGCCTTCGACACCGACACGCTGGCCCATCAGGCCCGCATCGTCCGCGAGGCGGAGCGCGAGCAGCGCCCGCTGACGGTGGAGACCCGCGTCGACCGCGGCCGTGCTGTGACCGAGGTGACGATCTACGCCACCGACCACAGCGGCCTGTTCTCCCGCCTCGCCGGGGCGCTGGCCGCCTGCGGGGCCGACATCGTCGATGCCCGCATCTTCACCATGACCAACGGCATGGCGCTCGACGTCTTCTCGGTGCAGGACGCCGCCGGCGGCGGGGCGTTCGAGAGCGGCGACAAGCTCGCCAAGCTGTCGGTGATGATCGAGAAGGTGCTGTCCGGCCAGTTGAAGCCGCTGAACGACCTGTCGACCCGCCGCACCACCCAGGCCAGCCGCACCCGCGTCTTCCATGTGCCGCCGCGCGTGCTGATCGACAACAACGCCTCGACCACCCACACGGTGATCGAGGTCAACGGCCGCGACCGTCCCGGCCTGCTCTACGACCTGACCCGCGCCCTGTCGAACCTGACGCTTCAGATCAGCTCGGCCAAGGTCTCCACCTTCGGCGAGAAGGCCATCGACGTCTTCTATGTGAAGGACGTCTTCGGCCTGAAGGTGACGCATGAGGGCAAGCTGGCGAAGATCAAGGAACGCCTGTTGAGCGCGCTCGACGACCCCGCCAGCGAAGCCCCGCCCCCGGCGACGGTCAAGCGGACCCGGACGAAGGTGACGGGGGCGTAG
- a CDS encoding SDR family NAD(P)-dependent oxidoreductase — MSRLSGRIALVTGASRGIGAAVAKRFAAEGAHLVLVARTVGGLEETDDAIQKISGQSATLVPMDMRDYDKIDQLGHALYQRFGKLDVVVGNAGALEALGPVAQYDPKLWSRVMDLNVTANYRLIRSMDPLLRASGTGRAIFVTSAAAKAPHHYWMPYGASKAALEMIVKTYALEVAGSTLRVNLLDPGVVASKLRTQAFPGEDPTKVAQPDDVTERFVELAEAGCERHGELVLGQ; from the coding sequence ATGTCCCGTCTCTCCGGCCGCATCGCTCTCGTCACCGGCGCCTCGCGCGGCATCGGCGCCGCCGTCGCCAAGCGGTTCGCCGCCGAAGGCGCCCATCTGGTTCTGGTCGCCCGCACCGTCGGCGGGCTGGAGGAGACCGACGACGCCATCCAGAAGATCTCCGGCCAGTCGGCGACCCTGGTGCCGATGGACATGCGCGACTACGACAAGATCGACCAGCTCGGCCATGCGCTCTACCAGCGCTTCGGCAAGCTGGACGTGGTCGTCGGCAATGCCGGCGCGCTGGAGGCGCTGGGTCCGGTCGCCCAGTACGATCCGAAGCTGTGGTCGCGGGTGATGGACCTGAACGTGACGGCCAACTACCGCCTGATCCGCTCGATGGATCCGCTGCTGCGCGCGTCCGGCACCGGCCGCGCCATCTTCGTGACATCGGCCGCCGCCAAGGCGCCGCACCATTACTGGATGCCCTACGGCGCCAGCAAGGCGGCGCTGGAGATGATCGTGAAGACCTACGCGCTGGAGGTCGCCGGCTCGACCCTGCGCGTCAACCTGCTCGACCCCGGCGTGGTCGCCAGCAAGCTGCGCACCCAGGCCTTCCCCGGCGAGGATCCGACGAAGGTCGCCCAGCCCGACGACGTGACCGAGCGCTTCGTCGAATTGGCCGAGGCCGGCTGCGAGCGCCATGGCGAACTGGTGCTGGGGCAGTAA